The window CGCACTCACCCAGCGCTCGCCGCAGCGGCTCGCTGAAGAGATCGCCAGGTGTCGGACGCTGACGAGCAAGCCGTTCGGCGTGAACCTCACGTTCTTGCCGGCCGTCGTACCGCCCGACTATCCGGGCTACATCCGCGCAATCGTCGATGGAGGTGTGAAGATCGTCGAGACGGCCGGAAACAACCCGCAGAAGTGGCTGCCGGTTCTGAAGGAGGCGGGCGTCAAGGTGATCCACAAGTGCACCTCGGTGCGCCATGCGCTGAAGGCCGAGTCGATCGGCGTCGACGCGCTCAGCATCGACGGCTTCGAGTGCGGCGGGCATCCCGGCGAAGACGACGTCCCGAACTTCATCCTTCTGCCGCGCGCTGCCGACGAGCTCGGGATCCCCTTCGTAGCCTCGGGCGGCATGGCCGACGGTCGGAGCCTCGTGGCGGCGCTCGCCATGGGCGCCGACGGGATGAACATGGGGACTCGCTTCATCGCCACCCAGGAGGCGCCCGTGCACGCGCGGGTGAAGGAGGCGATCGTCGCGGCCAGCGAACTGGACACACGCCTCGTCATGCGTCCGCTGCGCAACACCGAGCGCGTGCTCACCAACGCGGGCGTCGAGCGGCTGCTCGAGAAGGAGCGCGCGCTCGGGTCGACGGTGAAGTTCGAGGACATCGCTCCCGAGGTGTCGGGAGTCTATCCGCGGGTGATGCTGAACGGCGAGATGGATGCGGGCGCGTGGAGCTGCGGCATGGTCGCGGGACTCATCCACGACGTACCCACGGTCCGGGAGCTGCTCGACCGGATCATGGAGGAAGCCGAGACTCTGATCCGCAAGCGTCTCGCGCGAGCCTTGGAAGCCGCGTGACCCCGGAAGGGCGTGCCTCTGTGGCCGTCGACGTTCGATCCGCCCTCGCTCACACAGACTCCATGCCGCAGGACCGTCGACCGACGTAGAACTCCGAGAGGCGCGCTACCATGCGGCGATGAACCGAGACAGGGAGACCCGATGAGCGAGGTGCGCCTCACCGAGCTCGCGCCTGGCGGGGGTTGAGCCCGCAAGCTCGGCGCCGAGGACCTGGTCCAGGTCCTTCGCGGGCTCGCGCCCTTCGATCACCCGTGGGTCTCCGGCGAGGTCGGACCCATGGAGGATGCCGCGCTCGTCTGCCCGGAGAAAGGCCCGGGACTCGTCGTGACCGTCGACTTCATCACGCCGATCGTCGACGAGCCGGAGGCCTACGGGGCGATCGCGGCCGCGAACTCGCTCTCCGACGTGTACGCGATGGGCGGCGAGCCGATGGTGGCGCTGGCGGTCTGCGGCTTTCCGGACGATCGGCTGGCGAAGGACGTGCTCGCGCGGATCTTCCGCGGCGGGCGCGACAAGGCGGCCGAGGCCGGCTGCGCGATCGTGGGCGGGCACACCGTGGTCGATTCGGAGCTGAAGTACGGGCTGGCCGTGATCGGCACGGTCGATCCCGAGCGCGCGCTGCTGCAGACGCGTGCGCGCGCGGGCGACAAGCTGGTGCTGACCAAGCCGATCGGCACCGGGATCGCGGCGCAGGCAATCAAGTCGGGGATGCTGGCGGCGGAAGATCTCTCGCAAGTGATTGCGCAGATGAGCCAGCTCAATCGCGCGGCCAAGGACGCGGCGCTCGCCTGCGGCGCGCACGCGGCGACCGACGTGACCGGCTTCGGGCTGCTCGGCCATCTACACAATCTGGCGTCGGCCTCGGAGCTCGCGGCGCGCGTGCGGGCGTCGGCCGTGCCGGTGCTCGAGTTCGCGCGCGGGCTCGCGCGCGCCGGGAAAGTGCCCGGCGGCACGCGGCGCAACCTCGCCTGGGTCGAGAAGGCGGCGAGCTTCGCTTCCGGGACTGCGGACTTCGAGAAGCTGATCCTCTGCGACGCGCAGACCTCGGGCGGGCTCCTGATCGCTTTGCCGCCGGAGCGCGAGGCGGAGCTGCTCGCGGATCTCGCGCGGCGCGGCACGGCCTGCGCGGCGACGATCGGCGAGCTGGTTCCGGGCGC is drawn from Deltaproteobacteria bacterium and contains these coding sequences:
- the selD gene encoding selenide, water dikinase SelD, whose amino-acid sequence is MVQVLRGLAPFDHPWVSGEVGPMEDAALVCPEKGPGLVVTVDFITPIVDEPEAYGAIAAANSLSDVYAMGGEPMVALAVCGFPDDRLAKDVLARIFRGGRDKAAEAGCAIVGGHTVVDSELKYGLAVIGTVDPERALLQTRARAGDKLVLTKPIGTGIAAQAIKSGMLAAEDLSQVIAQMSQLNRAAKDAALACGAHAATDVTGFGLLGHLHNLASASELAARVRASAVPVLEFARGLARAGKVPGGTRRNLAWVEKAASFASGTADFEKLILCDAQTSGGLLIALPPEREAELLADLARRGTACAATIGELVPGAAGALEIAR
- a CDS encoding nitronate monooxygenase, which encodes MRTRITELFGIERPIIQGGMHFVGFAELAAAVANAGGLGFITALTQRSPQRLAEEIARCRTLTSKPFGVNLTFLPAVVPPDYPGYIRAIVDGGVKIVETAGNNPQKWLPVLKEAGVKVIHKCTSVRHALKAESIGVDALSIDGFECGGHPGEDDVPNFILLPRAADELGIPFVASGGMADGRSLVAALAMGADGMNMGTRFIATQEAPVHARVKEAIVAASELDTRLVMRPLRNTERVLTNAGVERLLEKERALGSTVKFEDIAPEVSGVYPRVMLNGEMDAGAWSCGMVAGLIHDVPTVRELLDRIMEEAETLIRKRLARALEAA